The following coding sequences lie in one Pseudomonadota bacterium genomic window:
- the rny gene encoding ribonuclease Y, with amino-acid sequence MNWTIVVIAALGAAALGVLIGRLLSRGRELPDGGTTEQRSAELLERAQGEAQEIRRSAELEAKELVLEAKAKLEADSKRKLEDLQAQRAQLMQRETMAEVTEDELQDQEKRAAQKEKDLAQREQAAETMARSSAELLARAEKRLSELAQMSAEQARALLVEQVRAEARQQAAAEVARIERETEAEAHERAITIIATAVQRHASEYVAERTVSVVPLPGDEMKGRIIGREGRNIRALEAATGVDLIIDDTPEAVILSSFNPLRREVARLTLARLVGDGRIHPTRIEEVVKRCGDEVQASCKEAGEQAVFDLGLHRVHPELVRLLGELRFRSAYAQNLLQHSVEVGYIAGAISAELGLSIKLARRAGLLHDLGKAVSHEVEGSHAAVGANLAQRHGENPMIVHAIAAHHGEVPAESVLAHIVDAANRLSAQRPGARRERLESYIQRLHQLEAICRSFEGVEKVYAIQAGREVRVIVENAKVSDELAVLLSKDIARRVEDELTYPAQIKVNVIRETRATEMAR; translated from the coding sequence GTGAATTGGACCATCGTCGTGATCGCCGCGCTCGGCGCCGCCGCGCTCGGTGTCTTGATCGGACGGCTGCTGAGCCGGGGCCGTGAGCTCCCCGACGGCGGCACCACCGAGCAACGCAGCGCGGAGCTGCTCGAGCGCGCGCAAGGTGAGGCGCAGGAGATCCGGCGCAGCGCCGAGCTCGAGGCCAAGGAGCTCGTGCTGGAGGCCAAGGCCAAGCTCGAGGCCGACTCCAAACGCAAGCTCGAGGACCTCCAGGCGCAGCGCGCGCAGCTCATGCAGCGCGAGACGATGGCCGAGGTCACCGAGGACGAGCTGCAGGATCAGGAGAAGCGGGCCGCGCAGAAAGAGAAGGACCTCGCGCAGCGCGAGCAAGCGGCCGAGACCATGGCACGCAGCTCCGCCGAGCTGCTGGCGCGCGCCGAGAAGCGGCTGAGCGAGCTGGCGCAGATGTCCGCGGAGCAGGCACGGGCGCTGCTGGTCGAGCAGGTTCGCGCCGAGGCGCGGCAGCAGGCGGCGGCCGAGGTCGCGCGGATCGAGCGTGAGACCGAGGCCGAGGCCCACGAGCGCGCGATCACGATCATCGCCACAGCCGTGCAGCGCCATGCCAGCGAGTACGTGGCAGAGCGCACGGTGTCGGTCGTGCCGCTGCCAGGCGACGAGATGAAGGGCCGGATCATCGGGCGCGAGGGCCGCAACATCCGCGCGCTCGAGGCGGCGACCGGCGTCGACCTGATCATCGACGATACGCCCGAGGCCGTGATTCTATCGTCCTTCAATCCGCTGCGGCGCGAGGTCGCGCGACTGACGCTGGCGCGCCTGGTCGGTGACGGCCGCATCCACCCGACCCGCATCGAGGAGGTCGTCAAGCGCTGCGGCGACGAGGTGCAGGCGAGCTGCAAGGAGGCGGGCGAGCAGGCCGTCTTCGATCTCGGCCTGCATCGCGTCCACCCCGAGCTGGTGCGGCTGCTTGGAGAGCTGCGCTTCCGCTCGGCCTACGCGCAGAACCTGCTGCAGCACAGCGTCGAGGTCGGCTACATCGCCGGCGCGATCTCCGCGGAGCTCGGGCTCTCGATCAAGCTGGCGCGCCGCGCCGGCCTGCTGCACGACCTCGGCAAGGCCGTCAGCCATGAGGTCGAAGGCTCGCACGCGGCCGTCGGCGCCAATCTGGCGCAGCGCCATGGCGAAAACCCGATGATCGTCCACGCGATCGCCGCGCATCACGGCGAGGTCCCGGCGGAGAGCGTGCTCGCGCACATCGTCGACGCGGCCAACCGGCTGAGCGCGCAGCGACCGGGGGCGCGTCGTGAGCGCCTCGAGTCGTACATCCAGCGCCTGCACCAGCTGGAAGCGATCTGCCGCAGCTTCGAGGGCGTAGAGAAGGTCTACGCGATTCAGGCCGGGCGCGAGGTTCGCGTCATCGTCGAGAACGCGAAGGTCAGCGACGAGCTGGCGGTGCTGCTGAGCAAGGACATCGCGCGGCGCGTCGAGGACGAGCTGACCTACCCGGCGCAGATCAAGGTCAATGTCATTCGCGAGACGCGCGCCACCGAGATGGCGCGGTGA
- a CDS encoding isochorismate synthase — protein sequence MQSATPEPVGNDVADAVRHALAQARPEAPAYLRLIRRLPTCDPWVVARALQRPGEDFFLWRDGRTGRCFAGLGQAAEVLVAPDPQRLAQARAAAVTLALRTTQLATAGTPATAEEGLPFLLGGFAFGQTARPEGADAGGPWRGWPNGRLVLPSVLLARQERGPLLLVLSEAVASGASAGDVIARLEQQRARIEAAAAAASARANAPTPLPLRSAQQTRAAQATPHDSLLPAPEAWLAQARRACADIAGGEAHKIVLARAAHWAARGGRHADLWGTLSRLRRDYGDCTIYALGRADGSILFGASPETLVELRGDQVSTVALAGTGARHGDPSRDEDAAQALAASVKERAEHRLVVRAIKQALRPWCGELTLAAQPQVRKLPLLQHLETPLRGRLARPAHVLQLVAELHPTPAVAGWPTEAALGWLARHEGIERGWYAGPLGWCDLGGDGHFVVALRCALSREDQLWAFAGAGLTQRSTPLGEWEETRLKLRTIAEALAWTEPS from the coding sequence ATGCAATCAGCCACCCCGGAGCCCGTCGGCAACGACGTCGCCGACGCCGTGCGCCACGCTCTGGCGCAGGCGCGCCCCGAGGCGCCGGCCTATCTGAGGCTGATCCGGCGCCTGCCGACCTGCGACCCGTGGGTCGTGGCGCGCGCGCTCCAGCGGCCAGGCGAGGACTTCTTTCTTTGGCGTGATGGCCGCACAGGGCGCTGCTTCGCTGGCTTGGGGCAGGCCGCCGAGGTGCTCGTGGCGCCGGATCCGCAGCGGCTCGCGCAAGCGCGGGCCGCCGCTGTGACGCTGGCGCTGCGCACGACCCAGCTCGCCACGGCCGGCACGCCGGCCACGGCGGAAGAGGGCCTGCCCTTCCTGCTCGGCGGCTTCGCCTTCGGGCAGACGGCACGACCGGAGGGAGCGGACGCGGGTGGACCCTGGCGCGGCTGGCCCAACGGCCGCTTGGTGCTGCCCAGCGTCCTGCTGGCGAGGCAGGAGCGTGGACCGCTCCTGCTGGTGCTGAGCGAGGCAGTCGCCAGTGGCGCCAGCGCTGGCGACGTGATCGCTCGCCTCGAGCAGCAACGCGCGCGCATCGAGGCGGCGGCAGCAGCGGCGAGCGCCCGCGCCAACGCGCCGACGCCGCTGCCGCTGCGCAGCGCTCAGCAGACGCGCGCCGCCCAGGCAACGCCGCATGACAGCCTGCTGCCGGCGCCGGAGGCCTGGCTCGCGCAGGCCCGGCGCGCCTGCGCCGACATCGCTGGCGGTGAGGCCCATAAGATCGTCCTCGCGCGCGCGGCCCACTGGGCTGCCAGGGGAGGGCGGCACGCCGACCTCTGGGGCACGCTGTCGCGCCTGCGGCGCGACTACGGTGACTGCACGATCTACGCGCTGGGCCGCGCCGATGGCTCGATCTTGTTCGGCGCCAGTCCGGAGACGCTGGTCGAGCTACGCGGCGACCAGGTGTCGACCGTCGCGCTGGCCGGGACGGGCGCGCGCCATGGTGACCCGAGCCGCGATGAAGACGCGGCGCAGGCGTTGGCGGCGAGCGTCAAGGAGCGAGCCGAGCACCGCCTGGTCGTGCGCGCGATCAAGCAGGCGCTGCGACCATGGTGCGGCGAGCTGACGCTGGCAGCGCAACCCCAGGTGCGCAAGCTTCCGCTGCTGCAGCACCTCGAGACGCCGCTGCGCGGGCGGCTGGCGCGACCCGCGCACGTGCTACAGCTCGTCGCGGAGCTGCACCCGACCCCCGCCGTCGCGGGCTGGCCAACCGAGGCGGCGTTGGGTTGGCTGGCGCGGCACGAAGGCATCGAGCGCGGGTGGTACGCCGGACCGCTCGGCTGGTGCGACTTGGGCGGGGATGGCCATTTCGTCGTCGCGCTGCGCTGCGCGCTCTCGCGCGAGGACCAGCTCTGGGCCTTCGCTGGCGCCGGCTTGACCCAGCGCTCGACGCCGCTCGGCGAGTGGGAGGAGACGCGGCTCAAGCTGCGCACGATCGCCGAGGCGCTGGCCTGGACGGAGCCGAGCTGA
- a CDS encoding cell division protein ZapA, translating to MAKRPVVVTVCGQRYTVRSDADETYIRTLAGFVNARMTEIQQSTQAVPMQKLAVLAAMNIADELFRERAEHGEMRTRIAGRAEALVGMIEQAVGTKLDAALDEP from the coding sequence ATGGCCAAGCGCCCCGTCGTCGTCACCGTCTGCGGCCAGCGCTACACGGTGCGCAGCGACGCCGACGAGACCTACATCCGCACGCTCGCGGGCTTCGTCAACGCGCGGATGACGGAGATTCAGCAGTCGACCCAGGCCGTGCCGATGCAGAAGCTGGCGGTGCTCGCGGCGATGAACATCGCCGACGAGCTCTTTCGCGAGCGCGCCGAGCATGGGGAGATGCGGACCCGGATCGCGGGTCGCGCCGAGGCGCTCGTGGGGATGATCGAGCAGGCGGTGGGGACGAAGCTCGACGCCGCTCTCGACGAGCCCTGA
- the menB gene encoding 1,4-dihydroxy-2-naphthoyl-CoA synthase: MTIAWERVRDYSDIEYEKAEGIAKLTINRPEVRNAFRPQTVMQLIAALIDARDDQATGVIILCGKGDLAFCSGGDQRVRGDRGYLGDDGLPRLNVLDLQRLIRSCPKPVVAMVAGYAIGGGQVLHLVCDLTIAAENAIFGQTGPRVGSFDGGFGASYLARVVGQKKAREIWFLCRQYNAQQALQLGLVNTVVPLERLEQETVQWCREMLAHSPTALRLLKSAFNAELDGQAGLQELAGNATMLFYQTAEGQEGRNAYLEKRPPNFRKFPRMP, translated from the coding sequence ATGACGATCGCTTGGGAGCGGGTGCGGGACTACTCCGACATCGAGTACGAGAAGGCCGAGGGCATTGCCAAGCTGACGATTAATCGTCCCGAGGTGCGCAACGCCTTTCGCCCGCAGACGGTGATGCAGCTGATCGCCGCGCTGATCGACGCGCGCGACGATCAGGCGACGGGGGTGATCATCCTCTGCGGCAAGGGCGACCTGGCCTTCTGCTCGGGGGGCGACCAGCGCGTGCGCGGCGATCGCGGCTATCTCGGCGACGACGGCCTGCCGCGCCTCAACGTGCTCGACCTGCAGCGCTTGATTCGCAGCTGCCCGAAGCCGGTGGTGGCGATGGTCGCGGGCTACGCGATCGGCGGCGGTCAGGTGCTGCACCTGGTCTGCGACCTGACGATCGCCGCGGAGAACGCGATCTTCGGCCAGACCGGGCCGCGCGTCGGCAGCTTCGATGGCGGCTTCGGAGCGAGCTACCTCGCGCGCGTCGTGGGGCAGAAGAAGGCGCGCGAGATCTGGTTTCTCTGCCGCCAGTACAATGCGCAGCAGGCGCTGCAGCTCGGCCTGGTCAACACTGTCGTGCCGCTCGAGCGCCTCGAGCAGGAGACCGTTCAGTGGTGTCGCGAGATGCTGGCGCACTCGCCGACGGCCTTGCGGCTGCTCAAGTCAGCGTTCAACGCGGAGCTCGACGGGCAGGCTGGACTGCAAGAGCTCGCCGGCAACGCGACGATGCTCTTCTATCAGACGGCGGAGGGCCAGGAGGGACGCAACGCCTACCTGGAGAAGCGGCCACCAAACTTTCGTAAGTTCCCGCGGATGCCATGA
- the menD gene encoding 2-succinyl-5-enolpyruvyl-6-hydroxy-3-cyclohexene-1-carboxylic-acid synthase, whose amino-acid sequence MPLEAEQPAGALAAHARANRDAALALVGGLVDCGLREVVVCPGSRSAPLALAFSLAAASADLRLQTVLDERAAAFVALGAARAHGRAAAFLCTSGSALAHAWPAVVEAAQSAIPLLLLSADRPAELQQCGAPQAIDQQRFFAGYARWSFALEAPQAQQPAAWWRQLAAQAWHHAHLAPGGAVHLNVPFREPLWLPELEASGCRTPGGGDAASTRPTRLVHGRRQLDDAAIGALAARLRACPRGAIVCGPIEPAAHGGLGSAALLELTQSLAALAAALSWPLLVDAAAPARFGASARPQLITCADAALATAPVGDWLAPELVLRLGRTPTSKAVQRWLERHAAGRTLLIDEGGQWHDPSRGAETLIAAAPGALCRALATRVAEDGPPAPSARAWWQRWARVEATAGALLATHAEEGLWEAGVIRALLAALPIRAALHVASSMPIRDLETFGGRGAGALLVSANRGANGIDGTVASAGGLAWALDAGSGSEASATRVVGLLGDLALVHDLGGLAAVAQLGIDLTLVVVANGGGGIFEYLPIAAHPTAFSSLFLAPQRLALKALCAAVGARWQAVQSSAALPVALRQELRSPGVGVVEVTIDREESVARHRRVLTAVSDALAGLRVEHEEAS is encoded by the coding sequence ATGCCCCTCGAGGCTGAGCAACCCGCCGGCGCGTTGGCGGCACACGCCCGCGCCAACCGCGACGCAGCGCTGGCGCTGGTCGGCGGCCTGGTCGATTGCGGCCTGCGCGAGGTGGTGGTTTGCCCCGGCTCCCGGAGCGCGCCGCTCGCGCTGGCCTTCTCCTTGGCTGCCGCGTCGGCCGACCTGCGGCTGCAGACCGTGCTCGACGAACGCGCAGCCGCCTTCGTGGCGCTGGGGGCCGCGCGGGCCCACGGCCGCGCAGCGGCCTTTCTATGCACCTCTGGCAGCGCCCTCGCACATGCCTGGCCGGCCGTCGTCGAGGCCGCGCAGAGCGCGATACCGCTGCTGCTGCTCAGCGCCGATCGCCCTGCCGAGTTGCAGCAGTGTGGAGCGCCGCAGGCGATCGACCAGCAGCGCTTCTTCGCCGGCTACGCGCGCTGGTCGTTCGCGCTCGAGGCACCGCAGGCGCAGCAACCCGCCGCCTGGTGGCGCCAGCTCGCCGCACAGGCCTGGCACCACGCCCACCTCGCGCCGGGCGGCGCGGTCCACCTCAACGTGCCCTTCCGCGAGCCGCTCTGGCTCCCCGAGCTCGAGGCGAGCGGCTGCCGCACGCCGGGCGGCGGCGACGCGGCCTCAACCCGCCCCACGCGGCTGGTCCATGGGCGGCGCCAGCTCGACGACGCCGCGATTGGCGCCCTGGCCGCGCGGCTGCGCGCGTGCCCGCGCGGGGCGATCGTCTGCGGCCCGATCGAGCCAGCGGCGCACGGGGGCCTGGGCAGCGCGGCGCTGCTCGAGCTGACGCAGTCCCTGGCCGCGCTCGCCGCCGCGTTGAGCTGGCCGCTGTTGGTCGACGCGGCCGCGCCCGCGCGCTTCGGGGCCAGCGCGCGTCCGCAGCTGATCACCTGCGCGGATGCCGCGCTCGCCACCGCGCCCGTCGGCGACTGGCTCGCGCCCGAGCTGGTCCTGCGCCTGGGCCGTACGCCGACCTCGAAGGCCGTGCAACGCTGGCTCGAGCGACACGCCGCCGGCCGGACGCTGCTGATCGACGAGGGCGGACAGTGGCATGATCCGAGCCGCGGCGCCGAGACGCTGATCGCGGCAGCCCCCGGCGCGCTCTGCCGCGCGCTCGCGACCCGCGTCGCGGAGGACGGTCCGCCCGCCCCGAGCGCCAGGGCCTGGTGGCAGCGCTGGGCGCGCGTGGAGGCCACGGCGGGCGCGCTGCTCGCGACGCACGCCGAGGAGGGACTGTGGGAGGCGGGGGTCATCCGTGCGCTGCTCGCGGCACTGCCTATACGCGCTGCGCTGCATGTCGCGAGCAGCATGCCGATCCGTGATCTGGAGACCTTCGGCGGTCGCGGCGCCGGCGCGCTCCTCGTCAGCGCCAACCGCGGCGCCAACGGCATCGACGGCACCGTGGCCAGCGCGGGTGGCTTGGCCTGGGCCTTGGACGCGGGCAGCGGGTCCGAGGCCTCCGCCACCCGTGTCGTCGGCCTGCTCGGCGATCTGGCGCTGGTGCATGATCTCGGCGGGCTGGCCGCGGTGGCCCAGCTCGGCATCGATCTGACGCTGGTCGTGGTCGCCAACGGTGGCGGTGGGATCTTCGAGTACCTGCCGATCGCCGCCCATCCGACGGCCTTCAGCAGTCTCTTTCTCGCGCCGCAGCGGCTGGCGCTGAAGGCGCTCTGCGCGGCTGTCGGAGCGCGCTGGCAGGCCGTGCAGTCGAGCGCGGCGCTGCCAGTCGCGCTGCGGCAGGAGCTGCGCTCCCCGGGCGTTGGCGTGGTCGAGGTGACGATCGACCGCGAGGAGAGCGTCGCGCGTCACCGCCGCGTATTGACGGCCGTCAGCGACGCGCTGGCCGGGCTGCGTGTTGAGCACGAGGAGGCATCATGA
- a CDS encoding tyrosine--tRNA ligase, with product MKPAEPNAEAVEAQLALLQRGVVPRVWADMRGPLAALLAADRPLCVKCGFDPTAPDLHLGHTVVMRKMRQFQDLGHRVVFVIGDFTAMIGDPTGKNATRPPLSRGDVERNAVTYQRQLGKILDPARTEIVFNSSWLGSLSAEQLVRLAATYTVARLLERNDFQTRYRGGQPIALHEFLYPLLQAYDSVQLRADVELGGSDQLFNLNVGRDVMKEYGLTPQVILTTELLIGTDGVLEAGQLVGEKMSKSLGNYIGVEDPPGGEQGMFGKLMSSSDPLMWHYYAMLSAVDGSELARRRELHPKQAKRLLALELTARYHGEAAATGAAEEFERLHPAGGGERGEPDAVDHVELTLGEVQPFLSRVLVAAGLCGSNGEARRVVSQGGVQLDGVRVSDAAATLERGGSYLLKVGKRRFRRVSLR from the coding sequence CTGAAGCCTGCAGAGCCGAACGCGGAGGCCGTCGAGGCGCAGCTCGCCCTGCTCCAACGGGGCGTCGTCCCACGGGTCTGGGCCGACATGCGCGGGCCGCTGGCGGCGCTCTTGGCGGCCGACCGACCGCTCTGCGTCAAATGCGGCTTCGACCCGACGGCCCCCGACCTGCACCTCGGCCACACGGTCGTGATGCGCAAGATGCGGCAGTTTCAGGACCTGGGGCATCGCGTCGTCTTTGTCATCGGCGACTTCACGGCGATGATCGGCGACCCGACGGGGAAGAACGCCACGCGCCCGCCGCTCTCGCGCGGCGACGTGGAGCGCAACGCTGTGACCTATCAGCGACAGCTGGGGAAGATCCTCGATCCCGCGCGCACCGAGATCGTCTTCAACAGCAGCTGGCTCGGCTCGTTGAGCGCCGAGCAGCTCGTGCGGCTGGCGGCGACCTATACGGTGGCCCGCTTGCTCGAGCGCAACGACTTCCAGACACGCTATCGTGGCGGGCAGCCGATCGCGCTGCACGAGTTCCTCTATCCCCTGCTCCAGGCCTACGACTCGGTGCAGCTGCGGGCCGACGTCGAGCTCGGCGGCAGCGATCAGCTCTTCAACCTCAACGTCGGTCGCGATGTGATGAAGGAGTATGGCCTGACCCCCCAGGTCATCCTCACGACCGAGCTGCTGATCGGCACCGATGGTGTCCTCGAGGCGGGCCAGCTCGTCGGTGAAAAGATGTCCAAGTCGCTCGGCAACTACATCGGCGTCGAAGATCCGCCGGGCGGCGAGCAGGGCATGTTCGGCAAGCTGATGAGCAGCTCGGATCCGCTGATGTGGCACTACTACGCCATGCTCTCGGCCGTCGACGGCAGCGAGCTGGCGCGGCGGCGCGAGCTGCATCCGAAGCAGGCGAAGCGGCTGCTGGCGCTGGAGCTGACCGCACGCTACCACGGCGAAGCGGCGGCGACCGGCGCGGCCGAGGAGTTCGAGCGGCTGCACCCGGCCGGCGGCGGAGAGCGTGGCGAGCCCGATGCGGTCGATCACGTCGAGCTGACGCTCGGGGAGGTGCAGCCCTTCCTTTCGCGGGTGCTGGTCGCCGCGGGCCTCTGCGGCAGCAACGGGGAGGCGCGGCGGGTGGTGTCGCAGGGCGGTGTTCAGCTCGACGGGGTTCGGGTCAGCGACGCTGCGGCGACGCTGGAGCGCGGCGGCAGCTACCTGCTCAAGGTCGGCAAGCGGCGCTTTCGCCGCGTCAGCCTGCGGTAG
- a CDS encoding TIGR00282 family metallophosphoesterase — protein MKVLCIGDIVGGPGRSAVKRLLPALIEELGIGLVIANAENVAGGNGITADTAAELLALPIAVLTGGNHTWRFKEAEALLEGQRARILRPYNFPAGTPGAGSTICSSPAGVEVAVLNLQGRVFMDPVPSPFEAAREAIAALRERTPIIVVDMHAEATSEKRALGWFLDGKVSAVVGTHTHVQTADEEVLPGGTAYLTDLGMTGPYDSVIGTRKELVLERFLTLRPTRFAVAEHDVRLCGALIEIEVASGRARAIERVCRRLS, from the coding sequence CTGAAGGTCCTCTGCATCGGCGACATCGTCGGCGGGCCGGGGCGGAGCGCGGTCAAGCGCCTGCTGCCCGCGCTGATCGAGGAGCTGGGCATCGGGCTCGTCATCGCCAATGCCGAGAACGTCGCCGGCGGCAACGGCATCACGGCCGACACTGCCGCTGAGCTGCTGGCCTTGCCGATCGCCGTCCTGACCGGCGGCAATCACACCTGGCGCTTCAAGGAAGCCGAGGCGCTGCTCGAAGGGCAGCGCGCGCGCATCCTTCGTCCTTATAACTTCCCCGCGGGCACGCCGGGCGCGGGTAGCACGATCTGCAGCAGCCCGGCCGGGGTCGAGGTCGCCGTCCTCAACCTGCAGGGCCGCGTGTTCATGGACCCCGTGCCGAGCCCCTTCGAGGCGGCGCGCGAAGCGATCGCAGCGCTGCGCGAGCGCACGCCGATCATTGTCGTCGACATGCACGCGGAGGCGACCAGCGAGAAGCGCGCGCTGGGCTGGTTCTTGGACGGCAAGGTCAGCGCCGTGGTCGGCACGCATACGCACGTGCAGACCGCTGACGAGGAGGTCCTGCCCGGGGGAACCGCCTACTTGACGGATCTGGGCATGACGGGGCCCTACGACTCGGTGATTGGCACGCGCAAGGAGCTCGTGCTCGAGCGCTTTCTCACGCTGCGGCCGACGCGCTTCGCGGTGGCTGAGCACGATGTCAGGCTCTGCGGCGCGTTGATCGAGATCGAGGTCGCCAGCGGACGCGCACGCGCGATTGAGCGCGTCTGCCGGCGCCTGAGCTAG